The Desmonostoc muscorum LEGE 12446 genome includes a region encoding these proteins:
- a CDS encoding Uma2 family endonuclease, whose amino-acid sequence MLNYNPLHCLPSSEELPDSDDTPVDNELQNSIPGLLKTILALAWCDRWDWFFGVNMGIYYHPDKPAIVPDGFLSLGVQRFIDVGKAFSQGLDLRLSYVLWEEKKLPILALEVVSQIHRGEYTTKKEFYAKELGILYYVVYNPLRRKKSPLEVYRLVDGEYSLMSGSPVWLPEIGLGIGRERGIYQGIVREWLYWYDEEGQRLLTPEERIRELEERAAFEEQQRMESEQRVKILAQSLKAFGVDPETLA is encoded by the coding sequence ATGTTAAACTACAATCCGCTGCACTGTTTGCCTTCTTCGGAAGAACTACCAGACTCAGATGATACTCCTGTGGATAATGAACTACAAAATTCGATTCCTGGCTTACTGAAAACCATACTGGCTTTAGCTTGGTGCGATCGCTGGGATTGGTTTTTTGGCGTCAATATGGGTATTTATTATCACCCAGACAAACCAGCGATCGTCCCTGATGGGTTTCTCAGCTTAGGAGTCCAACGTTTCATTGATGTAGGCAAAGCCTTCTCCCAAGGATTAGACTTACGCCTGAGTTATGTATTGTGGGAAGAAAAAAAGCTGCCAATTTTAGCACTAGAAGTTGTTTCCCAAATCCATCGAGGAGAATACACTACCAAGAAAGAATTCTATGCCAAAGAATTAGGAATTTTATACTACGTTGTGTACAATCCCCTGCGGCGCAAAAAGTCGCCCTTGGAAGTATATCGCTTAGTTGATGGGGAATATAGTTTAATGTCAGGAAGCCCTGTTTGGCTACCAGAAATTGGTTTAGGAATTGGGCGAGAACGAGGAATTTATCAAGGTATAGTGCGGGAGTGGTTGTATTGGTATGACGAGGAAGGACAGAGATTGTTGACACCAGAAGAACGCATCCGAGAACTGGAAGAACGTGCAGCTTTTGAAGAACAGCAGCGCATGGAATCAGAACAACGGGTAAAAATCTTGGCGCAAAGTTTAAAAGCCTTTGGTGTCGATCCAGAAACTTTAGCGTGA
- a CDS encoding TIGR02450 family Trp-rich protein, which yields MTKKQKFPYLLGSKWTAQQKVDGWRHFQVVNRKNQSKWVYAEMVAACDPKVRFWINAKLLQDNSQWQAGWQTLQEIEELEDDVS from the coding sequence ATGACAAAAAAACAAAAATTTCCTTACTTACTCGGTTCTAAGTGGACAGCACAGCAAAAAGTTGACGGATGGAGACACTTCCAAGTCGTCAACCGTAAAAATCAGAGTAAGTGGGTATACGCTGAAATGGTGGCTGCGTGCGATCCCAAAGTTCGTTTTTGGATAAATGCCAAATTATTACAGGATAACTCCCAGTGGCAAGCTGGCTGGCAAACATTACAGGAAATTGAAGAACTAGAAGATGATGTGTCTTGA
- the gntT gene encoding guanitoxin biosynthesis MATE family efflux transporter GntT, whose translation MTFTIPTEYNLLPRFYKLASTSVLANMMIPLAGIVDIAFLGHLADIRHLAGVILATILFDYLYRVLKFLRASVNALTAQAVGFDDPKTVLLVGIRSALIALGIGLLILLLQYPLQKFGFTILSGSSEIESSGIDYFYARIWGAPAVLLNIVLIGWFMGQEMNNIVLLISLIGNGSNIVLDYVVVSILRWDSMGVGLATAISQYLALITGLICVGFSISWKSLPAILKEVFDWIALKEIVVLKSNIFIRFLVLSSTYAIFTNISAAIGTATLAENGLLLQIALLSQFTVQGVGMTTETLTGNFYAQGAKQQMSLLLTVSILTSLFIALAFAAVSILFPDAVFGLLTNHTEVNKHIASYSIWLLPLLGFTAIAFMLEGYFIGLKEGVILRNAVLFAFGFGFVPFAITAWYFHNNQLLWMSLISYMATIILFLGIHLPSTLNSQNFINESV comes from the coding sequence ATGACGTTTACGATTCCAACTGAGTACAACCTATTGCCGCGTTTTTATAAACTGGCAAGCACAAGTGTACTTGCCAACATGATGATCCCTTTAGCAGGTATAGTTGATATTGCATTTCTAGGGCATTTGGCAGACATTCGTCACCTGGCGGGAGTTATCTTGGCAACTATCCTCTTTGACTATCTTTACCGTGTATTAAAATTTTTACGCGCCAGTGTCAATGCCCTGACTGCACAAGCGGTTGGATTTGATGACCCAAAAACAGTACTTTTAGTAGGAATCAGAAGTGCTTTAATTGCCTTGGGAATTGGGTTACTAATTTTGTTACTACAATACCCATTACAAAAATTTGGATTTACTATTCTCAGTGGCTCTTCAGAAATTGAAAGCTCTGGAATTGATTATTTCTACGCCAGGATTTGGGGAGCGCCTGCTGTCTTGCTCAACATTGTTTTGATTGGTTGGTTTATGGGACAAGAGATGAATAATATCGTACTACTAATATCTCTCATCGGTAATGGTTCTAATATAGTGCTGGATTATGTAGTAGTCTCGATATTACGTTGGGACAGTATGGGCGTCGGATTGGCAACAGCTATCAGTCAATATCTAGCGCTAATAACTGGTTTAATTTGTGTTGGCTTCAGTATTTCTTGGAAAAGTTTACCAGCCATTTTGAAAGAAGTTTTTGATTGGATTGCCCTTAAAGAGATTGTCGTACTCAAAAGTAATATTTTCATCCGGTTCTTAGTTTTAAGTTCTACTTACGCTATCTTTACTAACATCAGTGCGGCCATAGGAACGGCAACTCTAGCAGAAAACGGTTTACTTTTACAGATTGCTCTTTTGAGCCAATTCACAGTTCAAGGTGTAGGAATGACAACGGAAACATTGACTGGAAACTTTTACGCGCAAGGGGCTAAACAACAGATGAGTTTACTGCTAACTGTTTCCATATTAACCAGTTTATTCATTGCACTAGCTTTTGCCGCAGTCTCTATTCTGTTTCCAGATGCAGTATTTGGACTGTTAACCAATCACACAGAGGTGAACAAACATATTGCTAGCTATAGTATCTGGTTACTACCTCTTTTAGGATTTACTGCTATTGCCTTTATGCTGGAAGGTTATTTCATCGGACTAAAAGAGGGTGTAATTCTACGTAACGCGGTTTTATTTGCTTTTGGATTCGGTTTTGTTCCCTTTGCGATTACAGCTTGGTACTTTCACAATAACCAACTCTTATGGATGTCTCTCATATCTTATATGGCAACTATCATATTATTTCTGGGGATACATTTACCTAGTACTCTTAACAGCCAAAACTTCATAAATGAATCAGTCTAG
- the clpB gene encoding ATP-dependent chaperone ClpB, with protein MQPTNPNQFTEKAWEAIAHTPDIVKQYQQQQIESEHLMKALLEQDGLTSSVLTKASVNLQKLRDRTDNFIQRQPKVSGNSTSVYLGRSLDTLLDRADGYRKEFQDEYISIEHLLLAYAKDDRFGKGLFQEFALDEKKLKNIIKQIRGSQKVTDQNPEGKYDALEKYGRDLTEAARKGQLDPVIGRDDEIRRTVQILSRRTKNNPVLIGEPGVGKTAIAEGLAQRIVAGDVPQSLKDRKLIALDMGALIAGAKFRGEFEERLKAVLKEVTESGGNIVLFIDEIHTVVGAGATQGAMDAGNLLKPMLARGELRCIGATTLDEYRKYIEKDAALERRFQQVYVDQPSVEDAISILRGLRERYENHHGVKISDSALVAAAILSSRYISDRFLPDKAIDLVDEAAARLKMEITSKPEELDEIDRKILQLEMEKLSLQKESDAASRERLERLEKEIADLKEEQSTLNAQWQSEKDIIDKIQSVKKEIERVNLEIQQAERDYDLNRAAELKYGKLTDLHRQLEAVESELANAQRSGKSLLREEVTEADIAEIISKWTGIPISKLVESEKEKLLHLEDELHHRVVGQEEAVTAVADAIQRSRAGLADPNRPIASFIFLGPTGVGKTELAKALAAYMFDTEEALVRIDMSEYMEKHAVSRLIGAPPGYVGYEEGGQLTEAIRRRPYAVILFDEIEKAHPDVFNIFLQILDDGRVTDAQGHKVDFKNAIIIMTSNIGSQYILDIAGDNAHYDEMRRRVMEAMRNSFRPEFLNRIDEIIIFHGLNKKELRQIVQLQVERLRKRLGDRKISLKLSDVALDFLAEVGYDPVYGARPLKRAIQRELETQIAKAILRGEFNDGDTIFVDVQNERLSFSRLPVEVFSG; from the coding sequence ATGCAACCTACTAATCCAAACCAATTTACGGAAAAAGCCTGGGAAGCGATCGCCCACACGCCGGATATTGTCAAGCAATATCAACAACAGCAGATTGAAAGCGAACATTTGATGAAAGCACTGCTAGAACAAGATGGACTAACCAGCAGTGTTTTGACGAAAGCCAGTGTTAACTTGCAAAAACTGCGCGATCGCACCGATAATTTTATCCAACGTCAGCCGAAAGTCTCTGGTAACAGTACTTCCGTATACTTGGGACGCAGTTTGGATACACTTCTAGATCGCGCTGACGGATATCGCAAGGAATTTCAAGACGAATATATTTCAATTGAACATTTATTGCTGGCTTATGCTAAAGACGACCGCTTTGGCAAAGGTTTATTTCAAGAATTCGCTTTAGACGAAAAGAAACTAAAAAATATTATTAAACAAATTCGTGGGAGCCAAAAAGTGACCGACCAAAATCCAGAAGGCAAATATGACGCACTGGAAAAATATGGGCGTGACCTCACGGAAGCAGCCCGTAAAGGTCAACTTGATCCAGTGATTGGGCGGGATGATGAAATTCGTCGGACTGTGCAAATTCTCTCTCGTCGTACTAAGAATAACCCGGTATTAATTGGTGAACCGGGTGTTGGCAAAACTGCGATCGCTGAAGGATTAGCACAGCGCATTGTCGCTGGTGATGTTCCCCAGTCCCTCAAAGACCGCAAGTTAATTGCTTTAGATATGGGGGCTTTAATTGCGGGGGCAAAATTCCGGGGTGAATTTGAAGAACGTCTAAAAGCAGTATTAAAAGAAGTTACCGAATCGGGCGGCAATATTGTCTTATTTATTGATGAAATTCACACCGTCGTCGGTGCTGGTGCTACCCAAGGTGCAATGGATGCTGGTAACTTGTTAAAACCAATGTTGGCGCGGGGTGAATTGCGCTGTATTGGGGCGACAACTTTGGATGAATATCGCAAATACATCGAAAAAGATGCGGCACTGGAAAGACGTTTCCAGCAAGTTTATGTGGATCAGCCCAGTGTCGAAGATGCAATTTCGATTTTGCGCGGCTTGAGAGAACGTTATGAAAACCACCACGGGGTGAAGATTTCTGATAGTGCTTTAGTTGCGGCGGCAATATTATCGAGTCGTTATATTAGCGATCGCTTTTTACCAGATAAAGCCATTGACTTAGTAGATGAAGCCGCTGCTAGATTAAAAATGGAGATTACCTCCAAACCAGAAGAACTCGACGAAATTGACCGCAAGATTCTGCAATTGGAAATGGAGAAGTTATCACTTCAAAAAGAAAGTGATGCCGCTTCCCGTGAACGTCTGGAAAGACTAGAAAAAGAAATTGCTGACCTCAAAGAAGAACAAAGTACTCTCAACGCCCAATGGCAATCTGAAAAAGATATCATTGACAAAATTCAGTCCGTTAAAAAAGAAATTGAACGGGTGAATTTAGAAATTCAGCAAGCAGAACGCGACTACGATCTCAATCGGGCTGCTGAATTAAAATATGGGAAATTAACTGATTTACATCGCCAATTAGAAGCAGTAGAAAGCGAATTAGCAAACGCCCAAAGAAGCGGCAAATCTCTGTTGCGCGAGGAAGTAACCGAAGCTGATATTGCTGAAATTATTTCTAAATGGACAGGAATTCCCATTAGCAAGTTGGTGGAATCAGAGAAAGAAAAACTGTTGCATTTAGAAGATGAATTACACCATCGCGTGGTTGGACAAGAAGAAGCAGTCACAGCCGTAGCCGATGCAATTCAGCGATCGCGTGCTGGATTAGCCGATCCCAATCGCCCCATCGCTAGCTTTATTTTCCTGGGGCCCACGGGTGTAGGTAAAACCGAATTAGCAAAAGCTTTGGCGGCCTATATGTTCGACACTGAAGAAGCACTGGTGCGAATCGATATGTCGGAATATATGGAGAAACACGCCGTCTCAAGGCTTATCGGTGCGCCTCCAGGATATGTAGGTTATGAAGAAGGGGGACAACTAACCGAAGCGATTCGTCGTCGTCCTTATGCGGTGATTCTCTTTGATGAAATCGAGAAAGCACACCCCGATGTATTTAATATCTTCCTGCAAATTCTTGATGATGGTCGTGTCACTGATGCCCAAGGTCATAAAGTGGACTTTAAGAACGCTATTATCATCATGACCAGCAACATCGGTTCTCAGTACATTCTCGATATTGCTGGCGATAACGCACACTATGATGAAATGCGCCGTCGGGTGATGGAGGCCATGCGAAATAGCTTCCGTCCAGAATTCCTCAATCGGATTGACGAAATCATCATATTCCACGGTTTGAATAAGAAAGAATTACGGCAAATTGTGCAATTGCAAGTGGAAAGACTACGGAAAAGACTTGGCGATCGCAAGATTTCTCTCAAACTCTCCGATGTTGCTCTTGACTTTTTGGCAGAAGTAGGATATGACCCGGTATATGGGGCGCGTCCACTGAAACGGGCGATTCAGCGGGAGTTAGAAACCCAAATTGCCAAAGCCATATTGCGCGGGGAATTCAACGACGGTGACACCATCTTTGTCGATGTACAG